CGTGTTTCAGGCTGCGAGCCGGGCCGTGGTGCATTATTTCATGCGGAAGTGAGACACGCCGgacagcagaagaaaaaaatgaagtATGTATTGGCGAGGGAGCAGGCAGCCCAGTTCGGGGCTCGGGTGTCCTGTTTAAACAACTGGCAAATGAGATCCTTAGACCCGGGTCCCGACAACGGCGGCAGGGTGGTGCAGCTCAGTAGCttcagcggcagcagcccATCATCGCTGGCTAGAACCCCTCGAACCTCGAGCCCCATGGCCCATGCCGTGATTTCCGTTCAGGCGCTCGTCGTACTCATCCCAGCAGGCTTGCGAGCCCAAGCCCAAGCCCGGTGCATCCATCTCAGCTCGCCCACCCGGgccagctgctgcccaTGAAAAACTACCCCCCAAGACCGGCCGCCTCGCGCAATCGGCCGCCTCCCAGGATCCCGGAACTGCCACCCCCGCCCAAAcctcgagcgaagcgagccacggggtctggggcagagccccagccgccggaggcacaccccccttCCCTCGTCCCCTCCCCCGTCCCCGCTCAGTTGGCCCCACCAGGTCCCCACCTGAGCCCCGCTTATCATGCCCACCACCGCTGGCCAGCTGTAATGTGACTCTGGCCCGATGTTACAGCGCGCGTTCCGCCAGATAGCGCGATCGCCGTCGAGCGTCGGTGCGCATCGGTATCTACGTTGGGTGGTGCATGAGCGGGTGGCACAATCGTCAAAACTCGTGACAGTTAGGCAGCCTTGTGCAAAAAGCAATTTGGAAGGGTACAGATCCAGATAACAAAATTTTTCTGCTGATAACCGGCGATCCACAACGGGCCAGTAGCatcagtggcagcagcaagtgcCGGCGGGCTGCCCGCTCTCTAACCCCCCTGGAGAATGTGCCAAGCTCAGCTCAGCTCTCAATTGTCAGCTCAGCTCATTAGAGATGCTGCCTCTGGCTGAATCCGGCACCCGGCCGCCCCCCTCCAGCACCGACGTCATCTGCATCCCTTATCCCCCCCTTCCAATCTCTTATCTGGCCTATCACACCCTACATAGATAAGAATTCCCGACACACCACCCCGCCGATAGCCGGGTTAAGGTCGgggggttctgcctccggcggctggggctccgccccagaccccgtggctcgcttcgctcggaTTCGGGGGTGGgtggatgtgcctccggcggctggggctccgccccagaccccacggctcgcttcgctcgggGGAGGGAGTGAGAACAGGGGTATGGTGCGGAAGTAGGGTCCTGGGTCCCGGTGAGAGCAGGATCACTGTcgtgggggaggggggtaGTGGGCTGCTGGGACTCCTGCTAGGGCGCGAAGAGTGGAGACGCCCCAAGCGGACTAGGGCCTGGCAAAGCGGGGTATGACAGAGTGGCATCACGACCCCGCAATCCAGGCATTGCACAGGCGGGGCAAACTAAAAAGAACCTTAATATAGAAGAACCCGGTCACCAGTCGACGGACCTGAGTCAAGTCAGGTCCAGCGGTCGAACGAAACGGGTCAGATGCGACGGGCCGTGCCCGTCTGTCACGAACCCAGCAACCCACAGCTCACCCGACTGGTCGAGCCGTAGCAAACCACGAACCAGGTCGTTCTACCATCCCCCCAgtaacgagcgaagcgagctaccgggtctggggcagagccccagccgccggaggcaagtccCGTCCGTCaaaaatctcctgcgaagcaggagccacggggtctggggcggagccccagccgccggaggcagacccaccCCACCCTATGAAAGTAAGAAACGAGTTTATTCTTCAGAGTCCTCGAGATGTTTTGCCGAGTGTCGCGTTTTGGTCTCGTTGTAGCGGTGGAGGTTGTATGCGCCGATACAGGCGGTAGTGACAAGGAGGCCGAGGCCGTTGATGAAGGTGAGTCGGTCGCCAAAGAAAATGCATGCGACACAGATGGTCACGACCTCTTTACAGATGCCGGCTATGGCAAGAGTGAGGACGCTGGTCCGGTTGAGAAGGAGGAACTCGCTGAGAGTCATGCAGAATGCCAGGATGCCGGGGAAGATGAGCAGGCCAATGCCTCCGAGGAACCCCTTTTCCTGCCACAGTTTGGCGTTGACGATTTGGATTGGTCCTTCGATGATGAGACACATGACCATGAGAATCGTGCCCATGATGGGTGACAGTGACAGGATAGTGTATATAGGGTTATTGTGTGTAGAGTGTGTAGTGTGTTTGCTGCCACTAGTTGTAGAGGGATCAGTGGAACCAGCAGTGGTTGTAGTGTTATGACCATAGTCGTGTTGAAGTTGGAGTTGACGTCTGTCCTCGCTGGATACAAtaggagctgctgctagcagACcaacagctggtgaagaagaagatgaagaaggagaaggagatgACGAATCTGACTGCATGTGTACTGAACTAACGACAGAGACAGTAGGCGATAAAGTACCTGCTTTATCGAGATCTCCGTCGACTGCCATCGAGACACGACCGTGGTTATTACTCTCATACACACTATTGTGAGTTTCGTCTTCTTGAAGttgctgatactggtgatgatgctgatgtcgctgatgttgatgttggtgatgttgatggTCTCTGCCAAAACCAGCTGGTTTTAAAAGAAGCTGAGTGAGCGACCAACGAAGACCACTacaagcagcagcgccCATGACGAGAATAAACCCGAACAGCTGGAACTGGGTTTCACCGGccaccatcatcaacacACCAATGGAcatgaaaatgataataGCACATAATCTAGCAGTAGCTTTCTCTATTTTAAACAAGACTCCgaacaacaaaacaaacccCAGACTCGAAGACTTGACCATAGTATAGAAACTCAGAGTGACGAGACGAAGCGACACGTTTCCCATGCCAATATCGCCAGCAGACGCTGCTGCACAGGGGCCAATGCGTCGGAAATAGTCCTTGAAATTCGTGAAAGGCGACTGTGGTTTCCATTCCGGAACTGCAAATAAAATCGCAGCTGCTAAACTCGTCTGAATCAACTGATGTATAGACGTAGAAAATATCGGGAACCGGAAATCCAAATGTTCAGGCGAGAACATCCACTTATTATACACCGATATCGACACTGAAAACAGGTACCAGCcaagaatataaataaccGACATCACCGCATGATGGAACTGCGACTCCTTTTCCGAAATAGATTGTGAACTATCTCCtaacgacgacgatgaagactGTCGTCTCCTATTTCCATCCAGCAGCCCAGCCGATGCCTCGATATCTGGCGGACCGTTTCTTTCGGGCACATTCGCGGCATCCGCGGTCCGCAAGTCGTGGATCGTGGTTATCGGCATTCTGGGTGTTCTTCGCGACGGTTGCTGGACTCCTGAAACTGACGACGAGCCCCCTCCAAGCATACTCTCAAGCCACAAAAAAAGACATCTGCCCGCGATCGACTCAATCCACTTCACCACGCCGCGATCCAGGGCTAGGGTCCGTATCAGGGGGTaggcctccggcggctggggctccgccccagaccccgtggctcctctcgctgcgctcgagtcgggcatgGGGCCGGGGGTAGGTTTTTTGAGGGCGGAGTTGGGAAGCCCTTTTCGGGCCCCAAAATTTAGTTCACCCATGGCCAATTACTTCCTCTGGAGGAGTACCAAACCACCAGGAAACCATCTTCCGGGACGCTGCTGGCACCacgacgcccgactcgagcgcagcgagaggagccacggggtctggggcagagccccagccgccggaggcacggccCTCCTTCGGTAGCACCCCCAGGGGGCCGGAAGAGAGCGTGTCAGGCGTA
This is a stretch of genomic DNA from Sugiyamaella lignohabitans strain CBS 10342 chromosome C, complete sequence. It encodes these proteins:
- the YMD8 gene encoding Ymd8p (Putative nucleotide sugar transporter; has similarity to Vrg4p; GO_component: GO:0030137 - COPI-coated vesicle [Evidence IDA] [PMID 14562095]; GO_component: GO:0030663 - COPI-coated vesicle membrane [Evidence IEA]; GO_component: GO:0005794 - Golgi apparatus [Evidence IEA]; GO_component: GO:0000139 - Golgi membrane [Evidence IEA]; GO_component: GO:0031410 - cytoplasmic vesicle [Evidence IEA]; GO_component: GO:0016021 - integral component of membrane [Evidence IEA]; GO_component: GO:0016021 - integral component of membrane [Evidence ISM] [PMID 12192589]; GO_component: GO:0016020 - membrane [Evidence IEA]; GO_function: GO:0005338 - nucleotide-sugar transmembrane transporter activity [Evidence ISS] [PMID 9395539]; GO_process: GO:0015786 - UDP-glucose transport [Evidence IMP] [PMID 18693752]; GO_process: GO:0008643 - carbohydrate transport [Evidence IEA]; GO_process: GO:0015780 - nucleotide-sugar transport [Evidence ISS] [PMID 9395539]; GO_process: GO:0006810 - transport [Evidence IEA]), producing the protein MPITTIHDLRTADAANVPERNGPPDIEASAGLLDGNRRRQSSSSSLGDSSQSISEKESQFHHAVMSVIYILGWYLFSVSISVYNKWMFSPEHLDFRFPIFSTSIHQLIQTSLAAAILFAVPEWKPQSPFTNFKDYFRRIGPCAAASAGDIGMGNVSLRLVTLSFYTMVKSSSLGFVLLFGVLFKIEKATARLCAIIIFMSIGVLMMVAGETQFQLFGFILVMGAAACSGLRWSLTQLLLKPAGFGRDHQHHQHQHQRHQHHHQYQQLQEDETHNSVYESNNHGRVSMAVDGDLDKAGTLSPTVSVVSSVHMQSDSSSPSPSSSSSSPAVGLLAAAPIVSSEDRRQLQLQHDYGHNTTTTAGSTDPSTTSGSKHTTHSTHNNPIYTILSLSPIMGTILMVMCLIIEGPIQIVNAKLWQEKGFLGGIGLLIFPGILAFCMTLSEFLLLNRTSVLTLAIAGICKEVVTICVACIFFGDRLTFINGLGLLVTTACIGAYNLHRYNETKTRHSAKHLEDSEE